From Bacillus sp. Bos-x628, the proteins below share one genomic window:
- a CDS encoding AAA family ATPase, which translates to MKIRSLHITQFGKFSNQTFHFSNDGFQLIYGLNESGKTTLKAFIESILFGFSKSNVYKPKQSSFYGGSLTCLHEELGMIKIKRTSDQGGEAQVILPNDEIKDEGFLRTILKGTDRRLYQSIYSFDVFGLQNVQALNQDQIGEFLLFSSLFGSDAASKMDSRLFKQQELLFKPNGRKPELNQQLDRLKELADQLKQAKMIEGRYIEKKQEQTSLTEQIEQLQNEANQVEEEIHKLNEHIRLYPIIEQKIQLKKELARYPERVKQFRQETEHELDKLESHLHPQKAQLAALEQKLDRTQTSLEQFQPLYDKNTLMEMQSVIDAFPAFERVTRRLTELEEERETLKQKIEASTLKLKWERQLNLEQIDDSLDFEWELKEAVGQYVRLMDRKAQLDERFDHARHELEEAETALKGIKDQLALQQVATGDNDTRTWLFPLFFVVAAVLMIILLFLGQWLVTLLFAGFSVFVLILVYSLLKKTQVGHGTNAEAFQVQAVSAETLVRQKELLYERIIRQYEDWEQELEPIQQQVEEMKRQLGLTSELSFLVEAYQVLKQLKANTALYEQLSCEINEMREKKTLYEQKVSALSSALQKNEGTVQERISAFQDILKDEAMREKERQALKVSIQHVEQQLTALKREIQYYEKEINKLFRQVEAESKEDFNVLVHLSKEYRKRLYDLQQVNQELHRSDGSKDLEWIVSKGLHTIEALRVQAKGRLKDIRMNVTKMQERLAELTVEIRHLEASGTVSDLTHQIGIEQEHTKLLAKKWAAIQLVRSVIHKKLNEHKETRLPALLQTASSLIQPLTDDRYQTIMFSKEDDRLIVKRNDERIFRAEELSQATCEQVYLAIRFALAMSHQQECQLPFMMDDSFVHFDHVRLGRVMDMMSELTRSETQLFYFTCHDRMKQAAQKEQITSLVVE; encoded by the coding sequence ATGAAAATACGTTCACTTCATATTACGCAATTTGGCAAATTTTCAAATCAAACCTTTCACTTTTCTAATGATGGTTTTCAGCTTATTTATGGTTTGAATGAATCGGGGAAAACGACGTTAAAGGCATTTATTGAATCGATTCTCTTTGGATTTTCTAAAAGCAATGTGTACAAGCCCAAACAGTCATCTTTTTATGGCGGCTCCCTTACTTGTTTGCATGAAGAGCTAGGCATGATCAAGATTAAGAGGACGTCCGATCAAGGCGGTGAAGCGCAAGTGATTTTACCGAATGACGAAATCAAAGACGAGGGTTTTTTACGCACGATTTTAAAGGGAACTGACCGTAGATTATATCAATCTATTTATTCTTTTGATGTGTTTGGGCTACAAAATGTGCAAGCCCTAAACCAAGATCAGATCGGTGAATTTTTACTCTTTTCAAGTCTATTTGGATCAGATGCCGCGTCCAAGATGGATAGCCGTCTGTTCAAACAGCAGGAGCTACTTTTTAAACCAAATGGTCGAAAGCCTGAATTAAATCAACAGCTCGATCGTTTAAAGGAACTGGCAGACCAACTAAAACAGGCCAAAATGATAGAAGGTCGGTATATAGAAAAGAAACAGGAACAGACTAGCTTAACAGAACAGATCGAACAACTTCAGAACGAAGCGAATCAGGTAGAAGAAGAGATTCATAAGCTGAATGAACACATTCGTCTTTATCCAATCATAGAGCAAAAAATCCAGTTAAAAAAAGAATTGGCTCGTTATCCAGAACGTGTCAAACAATTTAGACAAGAGACAGAGCATGAACTTGATAAATTAGAATCACACCTTCACCCGCAAAAAGCACAATTAGCGGCACTGGAGCAAAAATTAGATCGCACGCAGACTTCTCTAGAGCAATTTCAACCATTGTATGACAAGAATACGTTGATGGAGATGCAAAGTGTGATTGATGCTTTCCCAGCATTTGAGCGTGTGACAAGACGCTTAACAGAGCTTGAGGAAGAAAGAGAAACATTGAAGCAAAAAATAGAAGCAAGTACATTGAAGCTGAAATGGGAAAGGCAGTTAAATCTAGAGCAGATCGACGACTCCCTTGATTTTGAGTGGGAATTAAAGGAGGCTGTCGGTCAATACGTTCGTTTAATGGATAGAAAGGCTCAGCTTGATGAACGCTTTGATCATGCACGGCATGAATTAGAAGAAGCTGAAACAGCACTCAAAGGAATAAAAGATCAACTGGCACTTCAACAGGTTGCAACAGGTGACAATGATACAAGAACGTGGTTATTCCCACTATTCTTCGTGGTTGCTGCTGTTCTCATGATCATTTTATTATTTTTAGGACAATGGTTGGTCACTTTGCTGTTTGCAGGATTTTCTGTTTTTGTGCTCATATTGGTTTATTCATTGCTGAAAAAGACCCAGGTGGGACATGGCACAAATGCAGAAGCATTTCAAGTCCAAGCGGTTTCAGCTGAAACACTTGTGCGGCAAAAAGAGCTTCTTTATGAAAGAATCATTCGGCAATATGAGGACTGGGAGCAAGAGTTAGAACCGATTCAGCAACAAGTAGAAGAGATGAAAAGACAGTTGGGGCTCACTTCAGAGCTTTCTTTTCTCGTCGAAGCCTATCAGGTCCTTAAACAATTAAAAGCGAATACAGCTTTATATGAACAGCTTTCCTGCGAAATAAATGAGATGAGAGAGAAAAAAACCCTCTATGAGCAGAAAGTATCTGCTTTAAGCAGCGCACTTCAGAAAAATGAAGGAACGGTTCAAGAAAGAATCTCAGCCTTTCAAGACATTCTGAAGGATGAGGCGATGAGAGAAAAGGAACGTCAAGCATTGAAGGTATCGATCCAGCATGTTGAGCAGCAACTGACAGCGTTAAAAAGGGAAATTCAATATTACGAAAAAGAAATCAACAAGCTTTTTCGTCAAGTGGAAGCAGAATCAAAGGAAGATTTCAATGTGCTGGTTCATTTATCGAAAGAATACCGAAAGCGGCTTTATGACTTACAACAGGTAAATCAAGAGTTGCACCGAAGCGATGGTTCCAAGGATTTAGAATGGATTGTAAGTAAGGGATTACACACAATAGAGGCGCTTCGTGTACAAGCTAAAGGCCGCCTAAAGGACATCCGAATGAATGTAACGAAAATGCAGGAACGATTAGCAGAACTCACAGTGGAAATTAGACACCTTGAAGCGTCAGGTACAGTGTCTGACTTAACCCACCAGATCGGAATAGAGCAGGAGCATACGAAGTTACTAGCTAAAAAATGGGCGGCCATTCAGCTTGTGAGATCGGTCATTCATAAGAAATTGAACGAACATAAAGAAACTAGACTTCCAGCTTTGCTTCAAACGGCTTCCAGCTTAATACAGCCTTTAACAGATGATCGCTATCAAACAATCATGTTCTCGAAAGAAGATGATCGGCTGATCGTGAAAAGGAACGATGAGCGAATATTCCGAGCGGAGGAGCTGTCACAGGCAACGTGTGAACAGGTGTATCTAGCCATTCGTTTTGCTTTGGCAATGTCTCATCAACAAGAATGCCAGTTGCCTTTTATGATGGACGACAGTTTTGTCCATTTTGATCATGTGCGCTTAGGGCGTGTGATGGATATGATGAGTGAGCTTACCCGTTCTGAAACACAGTTGTTTTATTTCACCTGCCATGATCGCATGAAGCAAGCAGCACAAAAAGAGCAGATTACGAGTTTAGTAGTTGAGTGA
- a CDS encoding enoyl-CoA hydratase encodes MMKFIKCQLEGDIFEIVLNRPDAYNAFHVDMFAEFKEACDVAAENSARIVVIKGMGKGFSAGGDIGMMLKQEREEDFHHVMDLIEGITLSLARMKKVTIALVHGAAAGLAFSFALSCDYLFMHQDAKLAMNFNGIGLIPDGGGHFFLAKRVNEQMAKQLIWSGKKLSAEEALQLRLADGVFQEEIDTYQKACVKPFLNMPLQAFVETKMIYFQQSEPQLLAVLQKERAAQARLRQSHDHKEGIQAFLEKRQPVFQNV; translated from the coding sequence ATGATGAAATTCATCAAATGTCAGCTAGAAGGGGATATTTTTGAAATCGTTCTCAATAGACCGGATGCCTATAATGCATTTCATGTCGATATGTTTGCTGAATTCAAAGAGGCATGTGATGTAGCGGCAGAAAACAGTGCGAGGATTGTTGTGATAAAGGGCATGGGAAAAGGATTTTCAGCAGGTGGAGATATCGGGATGATGCTCAAGCAAGAACGTGAAGAAGATTTTCATCATGTCATGGATTTGATCGAAGGAATTACACTTTCTCTTGCACGTATGAAAAAAGTGACGATTGCGCTTGTCCATGGGGCGGCGGCAGGTCTTGCTTTTAGTTTTGCACTAAGCTGTGATTATTTGTTCATGCATCAAGATGCAAAGCTGGCCATGAATTTTAATGGAATAGGGTTAATCCCTGATGGTGGAGGTCATTTTTTCTTAGCAAAGAGAGTAAACGAGCAAATGGCCAAACAATTAATATGGAGTGGAAAAAAGCTATCGGCAGAAGAGGCGCTTCAGCTTCGACTGGCAGACGGTGTGTTTCAAGAAGAGATCGATACGTATCAGAAAGCATGTGTGAAACCATTTTTAAACATGCCGCTTCAGGCTTTTGTTGAAACAAAGATGATTTATTTTCAGCAGTCAGAGCCACAGTTGTTAGCGGTTCTTCAAAAGGAGCGTGCAGCACAGGCAAGGCTTAGACAGAGTCATGATCATAAAGAAGGCATCCAAGCATTTTTAGAAAAAAGACAGCCTGTATTTCAAAATGTATAA
- the yhaM gene encoding 3'-5' exoribonuclease YhaM — translation MAKGIMTYDVGEQVDLHLLIKSSTKGIASNGKPFLTLILQDQSGDIEAKLWDAKQNDELTYAPQTIVKVVGDIHHYRGRNQLKLRNIRPVAENEQIRIDDFLETAPIPKHDMMDTIMQYIFDMKNPNIQRVTRHLLKKYGQEFADYPAATKNHHEFVSGLAYHVVSMLHLAKSIVDLYPSLDRDLLYSGIILHDLGKVKELSGPISTTYTVEGNLIGHISIMVTEIAKAAEELGIDSEEILILQHLVLSHHGKGEWGSPKPPMVKEAEILHYIDNLDAKMNMMDRALEHVKPGEYTERIFALENRSFYKPTFHD, via the coding sequence ATGGCTAAAGGGATTATGACCTATGATGTCGGCGAACAAGTTGACCTGCATTTATTAATTAAATCATCTACTAAAGGTATTGCAAGTAACGGCAAACCATTTTTAACCTTAATTCTTCAAGATCAAAGTGGAGACATTGAGGCGAAACTATGGGATGCAAAGCAAAATGATGAACTCACATATGCACCACAAACCATTGTCAAGGTAGTAGGTGATATTCATCATTATCGCGGGAGAAATCAGCTAAAGCTTAGGAATATTCGCCCAGTTGCTGAAAACGAACAAATTCGGATTGATGATTTTCTAGAAACAGCTCCTATTCCAAAACACGATATGATGGATACGATTATGCAGTATATCTTTGATATGAAGAATCCTAATATTCAACGTGTCACAAGACACTTGCTAAAGAAATATGGACAGGAATTTGCCGATTATCCTGCAGCGACGAAAAATCATCACGAATTTGTATCTGGTCTCGCCTATCATGTGGTGTCGATGCTGCATTTAGCTAAGTCGATCGTCGATCTATACCCATCACTAGATCGAGATCTATTATATTCAGGTATTATTTTACATGACTTAGGAAAAGTGAAAGAGCTCTCGGGTCCAATTTCAACGACATATACGGTCGAAGGAAATTTAATTGGTCATATTTCCATTATGGTAACGGAAATTGCTAAAGCCGCAGAAGAACTTGGAATTGACTCCGAAGAAATTTTGATTTTACAGCATTTGGTGCTGAGTCATCATGGAAAAGGGGAATGGGGAAGTCCAAAACCGCCAATGGTCAAGGAGGCGGAAATTCTTCACTATATTGATAATCTTGATGCGAAAATGAACATGATGGATCGGGCGCTTGAGCATGTGAAACCTGGAGAATATACAGAGCGTATTTTTGCTCTAGAGAACCGATCTTTTTATAAACCAACATTTCACGATTAA
- a CDS encoding cation:proton antiporter, which translates to MDHLVFEVGTALILIAIASLIANKMKFSIIPFLIVLGIIVGPHAPTIGIIDLKFIESSEIISFFGRMGVLFLLFYLGLEFSVGKLIKSGRSIAVGGSIYILINFSLGLLYGFITGFGFLEVLIMAGVITISSSAIVAKVLVDLKRTANPETELILGIIMFEDIFLAVYLSVVSGLVLGDATSVGSALLSILIAFGYMMLFFIIARKLPKLLNKIFDIRSNEVFIIVIFAALFFVAGFSETIHVAEAIGALLLGLVFSETEHSDRIEHLVVPFRDFFGAMFFFSFGLSIDPFTLGDAFWLAIGAVILTLIGNFTAGMFAGRRAGFSHKASSNIGLTIVSRGEFSIIVAELGIAGGLAATLKPFAALYVLILAILGPLVTKESKRIYQMLNHIFQWKTEKPNVKKETTI; encoded by the coding sequence ATGGATCATCTAGTCTTTGAAGTTGGCACTGCGCTTATTCTGATCGCCATTGCCAGCTTAATCGCCAATAAAATGAAATTCTCTATCATTCCATTTCTCATTGTCCTCGGAATAATTGTTGGTCCTCACGCTCCGACCATCGGTATCATTGATTTGAAATTTATTGAAAGCTCTGAAATCATTTCGTTCTTTGGCAGAATGGGTGTCTTATTTCTCCTATTCTACCTTGGACTTGAGTTCTCTGTCGGAAAGCTCATTAAATCAGGCAGATCCATTGCAGTCGGCGGGTCTATCTATATTTTAATCAACTTCAGCTTAGGTCTTCTTTATGGCTTTATCACAGGCTTCGGTTTCCTTGAGGTTCTGATTATGGCGGGTGTCATCACCATTTCATCTAGTGCAATTGTCGCCAAAGTCCTCGTTGATTTAAAACGGACAGCAAATCCTGAAACAGAATTGATTCTTGGGATTATTATGTTTGAGGATATTTTTCTCGCTGTCTATTTATCCGTTGTATCAGGTCTTGTCCTTGGAGATGCCACATCCGTTGGCAGTGCCTTATTATCTATTTTAATTGCCTTTGGTTATATGATGCTTTTCTTCATCATCGCACGAAAACTGCCAAAACTATTAAACAAAATATTCGATATACGTTCAAATGAAGTGTTCATCATTGTGATTTTTGCCGCTTTATTCTTTGTCGCCGGTTTCTCAGAAACAATCCATGTAGCAGAGGCCATTGGCGCTCTATTACTCGGCCTTGTTTTCTCAGAGACAGAGCATTCAGACCGAATTGAGCATCTCGTTGTTCCGTTTCGGGATTTCTTCGGTGCCATGTTTTTCTTCAGCTTCGGTTTAAGCATTGATCCTTTTACTTTAGGAGATGCATTTTGGCTAGCGATTGGCGCCGTCATCCTCACCTTAATTGGTAACTTCACTGCCGGTATGTTTGCTGGAAGAAGAGCAGGTTTTTCTCATAAAGCTTCTTCTAATATCGGATTAACCATCGTGTCAAGGGGAGAATTTTCAATTATTGTAGCAGAGCTTGGCATTGCAGGCGGTCTTGCTGCCACATTGAAGCCATTTGCTGCATTGTATGTCTTAATCCTTGCGATCTTAGGACCGCTTGTGACGAAAGAATCAAAGCGCATCTATCAAATGTTAAACCACATTTTCCAGTGGAAAACCGAAAAACCAAACGTGAAAAAAGAAACGACCATATAA
- a CDS encoding YhaI family protein — MRIEERISLLEYHMELLLMASDMSRYPYYALLIRQRVSKEEAKDIERFCAKLSDDMDKQKAQGFVMFDDLLALFAGQLIEKLDVHETIFALHDQGLFQPLMNEFIKIIKQFDLI, encoded by the coding sequence ATGAGGATTGAGGAACGAATAAGTCTGCTCGAATATCATATGGAACTTTTACTGATGGCCTCGGATATGAGCCGCTATCCATATTATGCGCTGTTGATTCGGCAGCGTGTGTCTAAGGAAGAAGCAAAGGACATTGAACGATTTTGTGCAAAGCTTTCAGACGATATGGACAAGCAAAAAGCACAAGGATTTGTCATGTTCGACGATCTCCTTGCGCTTTTTGCGGGACAGTTAATTGAGAAGCTGGATGTTCATGAGACGATTTTTGCTCTACATGATCAGGGGCTGTTTCAGCCATTAATGAATGAATTTATAAAGATCATTAAACAGTTTGATTTGATTTAG
- a CDS encoding YhzD family protein, giving the protein MEKTYFLTVFDRSGETLLNEKITTDSDEKAKELGRHRLIEQQYMNHSYRLVDNAGKLLLFER; this is encoded by the coding sequence ATGGAGAAGACATACTTTTTGACCGTATTTGACCGATCAGGCGAGACATTATTAAATGAAAAAATAACAACTGATAGTGATGAAAAGGCAAAAGAGCTAGGACGACATCGATTAATCGAACAACAATATATGAATCATTCTTACCGGCTCGTCGACAATGCAGGCAAGCTGCTCTTATTTGAACGTTAA
- a CDS encoding DUF3267 domain-containing protein produces the protein MNCWKTINLEKDYGYTRMMISAISLAIFFFILAFLCFQLTHPETRLSSHNAPLFAVLLLATLLVHRVIHLIPVMKNKKKMTLFKRNCWQRVPKRVMLFSLVSPFCVISPVYFVLGMAFPIYAHYFIIIASIHAGYCMPDFLFTWKLLKAPKSCIIDQAQDEFDILVEQTSSSRGF, from the coding sequence ATGAATTGTTGGAAAACCATTAATCTTGAAAAGGATTATGGTTATACGAGAATGATGATTTCAGCAATAAGTCTTGCTATCTTCTTTTTCATTTTGGCTTTTTTATGTTTTCAACTGACTCATCCTGAAACGAGACTAAGCAGTCATAACGCGCCGCTTTTTGCTGTGCTTTTACTCGCGACATTGCTTGTCCATCGTGTGATTCACTTGATTCCAGTGATGAAAAATAAGAAAAAAATGACGTTATTTAAACGAAATTGCTGGCAGCGTGTGCCAAAGAGGGTAATGCTCTTTTCATTGGTCAGCCCGTTTTGTGTCATCTCACCTGTTTACTTTGTTTTAGGCATGGCGTTTCCAATATATGCTCACTATTTCATCATCATCGCAAGTATTCATGCAGGCTATTGCATGCCTGACTTTTTATTTACTTGGAAACTGCTAAAAGCACCAAAATCATGTATCATCGATCAAGCTCAAGATGAGTTTGATATTTTAGTTGAGCAAACTTCCTCATCAAGAGGTTTTTAA
- a CDS encoding sporulation YhaL family protein, with translation MLFFPWWVYVCIIGIIYSAYKLMTTAKEEQEIDQSFIEKEGEIFIERMEQERERRRQHQKVKTSQETANHEDHSIA, from the coding sequence ATGCTGTTTTTTCCATGGTGGGTGTATGTATGTATTATTGGCATTATTTACAGTGCGTATAAACTGATGACGACAGCAAAAGAGGAGCAGGAGATTGATCAATCCTTTATCGAGAAGGAAGGAGAAATCTTTATCGAGCGAATGGAACAGGAAAGAGAGCGCAGACGACAGCATCAAAAAGTAAAAACATCACAAGAAACGGCGAATCACGAAGATCATTCGATTGCTTAA
- a CDS encoding YjcZ family sporulation protein, with amino-acid sequence MGAGYSNGFALLVVLFILLIIVGAAYLY; translated from the coding sequence ATGGGAGCAGGATATTCTAATGGTTTCGCTTTATTGGTCGTGCTATTCATTTTGCTGATCATCGTTGGTGCAGCATATCTTTACTAA
- a CDS encoding YjcZ family sporulation protein, giving the protein MGGEVFAGGFALVVVLFILLIIIGASWIY; this is encoded by the coding sequence ATGGGAGGAGAAGTCTTTGCGGGCGGTTTTGCACTAGTCGTCGTGTTATTCATTTTATTGATCATCATCGGTGCATCTTGGATTTACTAA
- a CDS encoding DNA repair exonuclease — protein MTKLTFIHAADLHLDSPFAGMSSIPSQIFKRLKESTFQSTKHMFDLAIEKNVDFVLLSGDVFDESNRSLKAQLFLRKQFLRLQTYGIEVFIIYGNHDHLGGEWTPIEWPENVRVFSSGMPSEHSYYRGEQLVASIYGFSYKERAVYENMTPHYLKTTDATYHIAMLHGTLAGREGHDAYAPFQLQQLVAQDFDYWALGHIHKREVLHEEPLMIYPGNIQGRHIKETGEKGCYLVHLSEGSEIAEFHSCSDVIFETVIIDITHTAHMTDLVTLIDERIIELKHRGVPFCVKIELIGDAPPYFERTKLDVMEELMSVLHEQEEDEETFVWVMSIDDRTNEHFVFPEDSFLKELTSEIAQFEAYEQLLSPIKRHPTYRKSGKAMTKEDEADIKEEAQRLLIEQLKQL, from the coding sequence TTGACTAAGCTAACCTTTATTCATGCCGCAGATCTTCATTTAGATAGTCCGTTTGCGGGAATGTCGAGTATACCAAGCCAAATATTTAAACGCCTGAAAGAAAGTACGTTTCAAAGTACAAAGCACATGTTTGATCTCGCCATCGAGAAGAATGTGGACTTTGTGCTTTTAAGCGGAGATGTATTTGACGAATCCAATCGAAGCTTGAAAGCACAGCTTTTTTTAAGAAAACAATTTCTTAGACTCCAAACGTACGGGATTGAAGTCTTCATTATTTATGGTAATCATGATCATTTAGGCGGAGAGTGGACACCGATTGAGTGGCCAGAAAATGTTCGGGTTTTCTCGAGCGGGATGCCAAGTGAGCACTCCTATTATCGAGGCGAACAGCTTGTCGCAAGCATTTATGGTTTTAGCTACAAAGAGAGGGCTGTCTATGAAAATATGACACCTCATTACCTGAAAACAACAGATGCTACATATCATATTGCGATGCTTCATGGCACATTAGCGGGCCGCGAAGGACACGACGCTTATGCACCGTTTCAGCTTCAGCAGCTTGTGGCGCAAGATTTTGATTATTGGGCTCTTGGACATATCCATAAGAGAGAGGTGCTGCATGAAGAACCATTGATGATCTACCCTGGTAATATTCAGGGCAGGCATATAAAAGAAACTGGAGAGAAAGGCTGTTACTTGGTTCATCTCTCTGAAGGTTCTGAGATAGCGGAGTTTCATAGCTGTTCAGACGTTATATTTGAAACAGTGATCATTGACATCACACATACAGCACATATGACGGACCTTGTCACGCTGATTGATGAGCGAATCATTGAGCTGAAACATCGAGGTGTTCCTTTTTGTGTAAAAATTGAATTGATCGGTGATGCGCCTCCTTACTTTGAACGAACAAAGCTTGATGTGATGGAGGAGCTCATGTCCGTTCTTCACGAGCAAGAAGAAGACGAGGAAACGTTCGTTTGGGTCATGTCCATAGATGATCGAACAAACGAGCATTTCGTCTTTCCAGAAGATTCATTTCTAAAAGAACTCACGTCAGAAATTGCTCAATTTGAGGCATATGAACAGCTACTTTCACCGATCAAGCGTCACCCAACCTACAGGAAGTCTGGAAAGGCTATGACAAAAGAGGATGAAGCGGATATTAAAGAAGAAGCACAAAGATTACTTATAGAGCAGTTGAAGCAACTGTGA
- a CDS encoding cation:proton antiporter regulatory subunit, giving the protein MNIKENDLPGIGKKFEIETRNREKMTIVIHDDGRREIYRFDDDDPDEVLSTISLDDSESRQIAAIIGGMVYKPQALETIEMAFNDLIIEWFKVEKGAKAVGHTLGDLDVRQNYEVTVIAIIKHTNEKLLNPGADSIIEENDTMVISGERKHLKRLIRDFLSRGGE; this is encoded by the coding sequence ATGAATATTAAAGAAAATGATCTTCCAGGGATCGGAAAGAAATTTGAAATTGAAACGAGAAACAGAGAAAAGATGACGATTGTGATTCATGATGATGGCAGGCGGGAGATTTATCGATTTGACGATGATGATCCAGATGAAGTCCTGTCAACCATCTCCCTCGATGATTCTGAGTCACGGCAAATTGCTGCCATTATTGGCGGAATGGTATATAAACCGCAAGCACTTGAGACCATCGAAATGGCCTTTAATGACCTCATCATTGAATGGTTTAAGGTGGAAAAAGGTGCAAAAGCGGTTGGACATACACTCGGTGATTTAGATGTAAGACAAAATTATGAAGTAACTGTCATTGCGATTATTAAGCATACAAATGAAAAATTACTCAACCCAGGTGCCGATTCCATTATTGAAGAAAATGATACGATGGTTATTTCAGGCGAAAGAAAACACTTGAAGCGATTGATACGTGATTTTCTTTCTAGAGGGGGAGAGTGA
- a CDS encoding peptidylprolyl isomerase produces the protein MKKMALAAVTAVSVLTLGACSSGDKEVIATTKSGDVTKEELYTTLKKQAGGDALNLLVQQKVLADKYKVSDDEIDKKLKEYKKTLGEDRLKQLQDQYGKDYIKDQVKYELLTQKAAKANIKITDKEVKAYYDDLKGKIRASHILVADKKTADEVEKKLAKGEKWDDLVSEYSTDTASAEKGGDVGWFAKDGQMDKNFSKAAFKLKVNEISSPVKSQYGYHIIKKTEERGKYDDMKADLKKELLEQKQTDTNEIQTVLNKLVKEADVKVKDKELQNSFKEKSQQTNTTTNPNQ, from the coding sequence ATGAAAAAAATGGCTTTAGCAGCTGTAACAGCAGTAAGTGTTTTAACTCTTGGCGCATGCAGTAGCGGTGATAAAGAAGTCATCGCAACGACGAAATCAGGAGACGTCACAAAAGAAGAACTATATACAACTCTTAAGAAACAAGCTGGTGGAGATGCTTTAAATCTACTTGTTCAACAAAAGGTTCTTGCTGACAAATACAAAGTATCAGATGATGAAATTGATAAGAAATTGAAAGAATATAAAAAAACACTTGGAGAAGATCGTTTAAAACAACTTCAAGATCAATATGGTAAAGACTACATCAAAGATCAGGTGAAATATGAGTTACTAACTCAAAAGGCTGCCAAAGCGAATATTAAAATTACTGATAAAGAAGTCAAAGCTTATTACGATGACCTAAAAGGAAAAATTCGTGCTAGCCATATTTTAGTCGCTGATAAGAAAACAGCTGATGAAGTGGAAAAGAAATTAGCTAAAGGTGAAAAATGGGACGACCTGGTGTCTGAATACTCAACAGACACTGCTTCAGCAGAAAAGGGCGGCGATGTAGGCTGGTTTGCAAAAGATGGTCAAATGGATAAGAATTTCAGCAAAGCAGCATTCAAACTAAAAGTGAATGAAATCAGTAGCCCAGTGAAATCACAGTACGGCTACCATATCATTAAAAAAACAGAAGAACGCGGCAAATATGATGACATGAAAGCTGACTTGAAAAAAGAATTGCTTGAGCAAAAACAAACAGACACAAATGAAATCCAAACCGTCTTAAACAAATTGGTGAAAGAAGCCGATGTAAAAGTAAAAGACAAAGAACTTCAAAACTCGTTCAAAGAAAAATCTCAACAAACAAATACAACTACAAATCCAAACCAATAA